A region of the Chloroflexota bacterium genome:
CGATGGGCGCGCGCGCGGCGTCGAGCATCAATTGGCTTACTGTCGTTGGCGCGTCATCGCCGGTGAGCACACGCGCGAGCCAATCCACCACCGCACCGCTCATCACGCCGCCAATCAGATAATAACGTTCGCGTGCTGTGTGACAGCCGCACGGCATTCCGCCCGTCGCCGCGAGATCGAGAATCGGTTGGTCGAGTGGGACGAGAATCGCTTCGACGGTGCCGGAGGAATCCAGGATCGTCCCAGGTTCGGTGACTCCGGCGGCAAGCGCCGCGCAGACGTGGTCGTGTCCACCGATGACGACCGGTGTGCCGGCAAGCAACCCAGTTTCGCGCGCGGCATCTGCCGTAATCGCGCCAACGATCTGCCCGCTCGGCAATGGTGGCGGGAGTAAATCAGCCGGCAAATTAGCGAGGCGCAACAACTCATCCGACCACGCGCGTCGCGAGACATCGAACAGCATCGTGCGACACGCCAACGCGTAACTCGTCGCCAGTTGCGCCGTCAAACGAAACGTGATCCAGTCGGCGATGCAAAGCCAGGTGTGCGCGCGCATAAACATTTGGGGCGCGTGCTCGCGATACCACAACAACTTGTTGACCGAATAAATGTGGCGGAACGACAGACCGGTGATGCGGTACATTTCCGTTTCTGAAATGCGCGTGCGCCACCAGTCCAGCCAGAGCATCGTGCGCGGATCGCGCCACGCGATGATCGGCGCGAGCGGTTGTCTGGCATCGTCGAGGAGAACGCCTGCTTCGCCAAAACTGGCAACGGCAATCCCTACGACTCGAAAATCCACGCCCGGTTTTGCGATGAGCGCGCGAATCAATTGCGCGCAAGTTTGCCACAACTCTTCCGCGTCGAATTCTTCACCGGGTTGGAGCGTGTTTGGTAAAGTAACAGTGTGGACCGGTGTGGGCGCAGAAACACTCGCCACTGGTTGACCATCTTCACCCATGGCGAGTGCTTTGCAATTTGTCGTACCTAAATCGAGACCCAGAACGACGTCCATCACTTGATCCAACGCGTGAGCGCGTCCATTCCCTTGCCGGCGTTCGCAGCCATTTGCGCCAACGCTTGTTCCGGCGTCGCGCCTTGATGCACGACCGCGTTCACCGCGAGCGCGGCGGCAAGCGGATCGCTATCGCCGGGGAACAAAATGTTGCGTCCGATCATCGCGCCGCGCACACTCGCGCCGGCGCACATTCCTTTTTCGAAATTGTGGAGCGTCGGCGCAATGTCGCCAGCGGATTCGCCGCCCAACATCAAGATGGGGAGTGTGGTCGCACCGGCGACCTGGTCGTATCGCTCGACGTACGGAATTTTCAGCCATGTGTGTTGCGACGATTCGCCGAGCGCGGCGCTGACATTGACGAGTTTGACGAGCAGTAGCACGCTGGCATTGCCTTTGTAATTGCCATCTATTTTTTCTTGCGGTAATGGTTCGACGAATGCAAACAAGCCGCGCCGATGCAATTCGGTCACCGCACGCGCACAATAATCAATCGTGAGCAACGTTCCCTCATCGTCGGGAATGAAGCGAAACATCATCTTGCCGCCATCGAGTCGCTCCGCCGCGATGGATTCCGGCGTGTACGCGCTAAAGCGGTCATTCACTTCGCCAACCACGCCGGCGATACCCCCGCGTTGCATACAACCGAGCATGACACGTTCGTCAAGGAAGGATGGACCACCACCGCGTTGAACCAGGTAATCCACGATGAATAAATCTTCGATCAAATCCGGCGGCGCCATCACACCATCGAGCGACGGATCGGTGATGATGCGTAACGCGCGTCCCAGGTACTCTTGGCGATTGCCCATGATCAATGGATCGTTGCCAGAGTGCGTGACACCACGTTGCGGATGATCGCACGCGAGAATCACGAGCTTGCCATCGCGGGTGAGGCGCGCGCGTTTGCGGCGCGCGGCGGCTTGCTCCGAAATCACCTCAGGATGATTGACGCGGATTTCGGTGATCGCATCCAAGATGCGGCGCGGCAGCAAGTCGTTGATGTTGAAACGAAACGAGTTTGACATTTGGCTTCCCCTAAAATTTGTAGTCGCGTACCAGATCGGCTAACCGATTCGCGGTAGATTCATCGGGTACGTTTTGCGCTTTGTAGAACACGCCACCAAACAATTGATGCTTTGCCAGCGCGTCGGCGAATCGTTCAAATTCCACTTTGACAATGAGCGGTAAATCGCCCGTGCGTGGCTTGATGCTCGGCAAAAGATCGAAGGAGCGTGGATATCCTTCATCGTCGAGTAGCGCCAGCGCCTTGAGACCTTTGACGGTACAGACTGCATCAATCAAATGCCGACCATTGCCGTGAATGTGAGTTACGCCGCCGTCGAATTGCGCGAGCATGTTTTCGGCGTTCGCGCGTCCCCATGTTTCAAAGTACTTGACGGACGTGAGATGGAACGGATCAACGCTTTCAGATACAATTCGACCGGGCAGCCATTGCGCGAAATTACTGCACGTGCCACCGGCGAGCAACGGAACGCGCGCGAAGAATGCGCGCTGAACGTTGACGTTGATCTCGAACGCGCGCGCGATGGCTTGCGCGATCCAGTCGGGACGATCAATCAGCGCGAGATACGTCTGCGTTGCGCCGACAAGCTCGTACACAAAATTGAGTCCGTCAATCAAAATGAAATGGCTGACGCCGAATTTGCCGCGCGCCGTGTCGGCAAAGATGTCGAGTTGTTTGACGTAGCGATGAAACCAGGAATGGTTCGAATCGAATGCCACCCGCTCCAGTTCTGCCCAATCGTGCAAGATCGGCGCGACCATCGAGGAGACCCAGCCCTTAGCCGGGTCGAATAAAAAGCGCGGCGCACCGCCGACCAACGCGCCGTACAATCCCTGGTCCATTTCGCTCAAGTACGCGCTCGGTATCGAATCGTCATGAATCGTCGCGCGTTCACGCAAATACGCATCCCAGAAATGGGCGCGTGCTTGTGGATCGGGATACGCGTCAAAACCAGACGCGTGTTGCGCGGCGTACTCGACCAGGACGGCGCTTGGTGTTTGGAACGAAGCCAGGACAAGGTCTTGCGCGCGCTGGTCGTACAATCGGCGTAATCGTTTCAACGTTTCCGTTTCGCGCGGACAGTAACTCAGCATCACGCGGCTGTTCCCGGCGTTGGCGGCGTCGCGGTGTTCTGATCCGTGATGATCGCGTAATCGGGATGCCCTTGCAACAACGTCACTGGATAATCCACGTCCTCGTCGCCCATCAACGCGATACGGAGCACGGCGCGTTGCCACGCGCCGCCCTGGCAGTACAACCGAATCCGACGCGCGGCGAGAATATCGCGCAGCCCCAGGGTCACTGCCATCGGCGGCAGCGCGGCGGGATTGCCGCCGGTCGAACGCGCGCTGTTCATCACGACGGTTTCCGGCTCGAGTTGAACGAGGCGCGTCAACGAGTTGCGAAATTCAGCCGGCGTCAGTTTGAACCAACGCGAAATCGGCGGCTCGTTGAATGCAACGTGTCCGTGATAGCCCACGCCGCCATAGCACGTGTCAACGCCACCCACTTGCGCGATGCGTGCGCTGATGTGATCGAGATTCAGGGGATCGGGGAACAGCGTTTGCTCCGGCGGTATTCGCAATCCTGGGTCGAGTTGATCGAACAGCAACTCTCCCATCGCGCGTTGAAAACTGAGCGGGTGGTCGCGCGGGATCGCGCGACCTTGCCAGTCGCAGTATTCGTCCATGTTGAACGTAAAAACATTTTTCCAGCTGATGCGTTCTGCATTACACATGCGCGCGAGTATCGGATACTGATCCACGGGACCGACGGGCAGAATCAAGCGCGTCGGTTTGCCGGCGCGATTGTTCGCGTTGATCTCGTCGGCGACCGAACGCGCAAAATGATGAAACAATGCCGGCAAGTCCGGCATAATCTCCAATTTCACTTTGCTCGCGGCAGGTAATTCTCCCGGCGCGAGCGTGAGAAAATGGCGGAGGGTGTTCATAGTCAGCGCCCTTTCATTTTTGAAGTTGTTGCAGAATGCTGAAGGGTGGCAACTGGGCGGCGGTCGCGGTGACTGTCGCGCTAACGTTCGGATGCAATTGCACGAGCGAACCTGGGAACGTTGGCGTCACCGGACCGAAGAGCGCGCGCCGCAAAACGCCGGCATGCCACGACCGCATAAAGGTCAGGTGGATTTTTTTCGCGCTCAACAATTCCTTCATCCCAACCGTGCATGCTTTCGGCGGAATAATTTCGAGATTGCCGCCCGTGCCGCCCATCGCCATTTGTGCGATATCGGCGTCACTCAGTTCGATGACGCGTACCGACATGTTTTTGAATGTTTCGAGATCAACGCTCGGCGGTTGCGGCAAATTGAACGCGAAATGTCCGTTGATGCCCATGCCGCCGTAAACAATATCTACGCCGCCGCATTTTTGAATCGTGCGCTGCACGAGACCCAGGTCGTCGGGATTCGGCAGGATAAGTTGATCGGGCGGCAATTGCTTGTCGCGATCCAAACGATCCAGTAAATCGTGTTGATAGAACGCGCGAAAACTTGCGGGATGGTCGAACGGAATTGGTTTGTCGTTCGCGTCGCAGTACTCATCCATCGAAATGATGACGAGCGATTCGCAACTGACGCCTTCCCGATTGCACAATTCGGCGAACGCGGCATAGTCGAGCGGACCCACCGGCAGAATTGCCGTGGTCATTTTGCCTTGGGCGCGATTCGCTTTGATCAGATCAACCAACTCGCGCGCGACGACGCGACACAAATCGTCGTGGGTCTCGACAAACGCAAAGGGAATTTTACTGTGCTGATTAAACTCGTTCGCTGGAATCGCGTTATAGTCCAACATCCCATCCATCTCCTTGTCCCATCCGTTCACGATTTTGGTTTGCGCATCTCGGGCGGAATGTGTTCGGCATTCCATTTCTCGTACACTTTCCAGTGATAATCCAAGCCGCGTTCTTTTTCCGCCCACATCTCTTGCAAGCCGGGAATGTCCCACAAGCGCACACCGTGGCGTGTCATCGCGTCTACATAATCGCGCGCCTCGCGCATCAATTCGACCTGACGGAGGACTTGTTTTTCATTACACTGCGGGATGACGACCACACCATCATCATCGCCCATCACAATGTCACCCGGGCGAACGTGGACGCCGCCACACTCGATTGGCGCCTGGGTTTCGCCAACCAATTTCAATCCACCGTGCGTTGGCACAACATAACGACTGAAAACCGGGAATCCCAGTTTCTTGAGCTTGGGCGTATCCTGGGCACCCCCATCAATCACCACACCGACCGCGCCGCGCGCGCGAATGAGTTCGCAAACTTGCAGACCACAGCCGCCCATTCGTTTCGGGTCGCGCCCGCGCACGACGAGCACCTCGTCTTTGCCAATCTCGTCGAAAATGTTTTTGCAAATCGCATTGATTTCGTTGACCGTGAACGCGCGTCCGACCATTTTTACACCGGGCAACACCGGGCGAATTTCCGGTTCCATCGGGCACACCAGTCCCTCAACGTAACCTACATCGAAACAGGAATACTGGCGGAATTTTTCCAGAATCAGGTCGCTCATTCCAGACTCCATCTGTAATCTACAAATCCATCTCATGCCCACGCACGTTTTATTTTGCTCACTGCTTCGGCGATGCTTTCCATATCTTGACGGTCGCCGAGCAAAACGTACTGGAACAACCACACCGCGCGTTCCGCTGCGTGCTCGGTCACGGGACAATCCGGCAACGTGGTTTCGTTGAACATGTCCGCGCGCGCGCGCTTGATTGCGTTCGTGCGATAAAGCGGAATGTACCCTGGACTGCACGCGCCGATTCCCTCGGCGCGCAACGCGTCGAGAAACTCGCGGCGCGGATGACCGCCGAACGCGCTCGCCGCGTACTCGGCGATGAACAGATGCCGCGCGTGCTGCGTGACGCGCGGATCGTCCGGCAACGCGTCGAGTCCACCGACTTGGGCGAGCAACTGCGCGAGGTAACGCGCGTTCGCCTCGCGCACTGGGACGTGTGCGGGATAGCGTTCGAGTTGCACGAGCAAAAGCGCGCCTTCCCACTCCGCCATGCGATAATTCGTACCGACGATTTCGTGTTCGTACCACGCGCCGGTGCGCGTGCGTCCAACCGTGTGATACGACCAGCAAAATTCCGCGAGCGCCGCGTCATTCGTGACGACGATGCCGCCCTCGCCGGCGGTGATATTCTTACTCGCCTGAAAACTGAACGCGCCGAGGTCGCCCAGCGCGCCGACGCGTTGCCCGCGCCATTCCGCGCCCCACGCCTGGCACGCGTCCTCGATCACGCGCACATTGTGGCGACGCGCAATATCCAAAATCACGTCCATGTTCGCCGGACGTCCGGCGAGATGCACCGGCATGATCGCTTTGGTTTTTGCAGTAATCGCAGATTCAATTTTTGTTGGGTCAAGGTTCCAACTTGTTGGTTCGATGTCCACGTACACCGGTTTCGCGCCGAGGAGCAAGATGACGTTCGAAGTGGCGATGAACGTGTACGGCGTCGTGATCACTTCGTCGCCCGGCTGGATGCCCAGTGCGCGCAACGCCATCTCAAGCGCGAGTGTGCCGTTCGGCACACCCACACCGAAACGCGCGTGCTGAAACTCGGCAAACTTTTTTTCGAACGCGGTGACCTGGGTTCCAACGTGCACGCCCCAGTTGCGCGAATGCAAAACCCGGAGCAACGCTTGTTCTTCGCGTTGATCGAACTGGGGCCATTCGGGAAATGGCTTAGTGCGGACCGGTGTGCCGCCGTCAATGGCGAGGGGTTGTGTCATATCGAATCGTCAAAGGATGAAGATTTTCGCATGAACAAATCATCGCTTTCATCCTTCATCCTTCCATTTTCATCCTTAGAATTTCAGCGCGCCTTCCATCAATCCTTTGGTGAACCACTTTTGCAAACCAAAGTAGATGAGCATCGGCGGAATGAAACTGATGAGCGTCGCGGTGGCGGCGACCGGGAACGTCCATTCGCCGGTGCCCGCGCCTGGGTTGAGCAAGCGGATGCCAATCGAAATTGGCATCGCGTCAATTTTGCTGGTGAACGTAAAGGCGAGCAAGTACTCGCCCCACACCGGCACGAAAGTAAAAATCGCGACGGTCACGAGCGAACTTGAGACGAGCGGAAACATGATCTCGCGGAACAATCGAAACGTCCCGGCACCATCTATCGTCGCGGCGTCTTCCAAATCTTTGGGGATTGCGGAGAACGCCGAGCGCATCACGAAATTGCCGAGCGCGAGATGCCAACCGGAATAGGGTAGAATCAACCCGGGCAAGGTGTCAATTAAATCGAAACCGGAGAGCATTTGATACAGCGCGGGCAATGCCGTGCTGAGCGGCATCCACATTCCGATCGTCACGAGCCAGAAAATCACGTCGCGTCCGGGAAATTTCAATCTCGAAAACGCAAACCCCGAGAGCGTGGTGCACGTGACGACGAAGAACACGGTCATGCCGGTAATGACGATGCTGTTGCGATACAACATCACCAAACTCGTCGCGCGCGTGAACCGATCCAGGACAAGTTGCAAATTCTCCAAAGTCAAGTGACGCGGGATGAGATTCATCGGCACGACGTACGCTTCCTCGATCGGGCGAAACGCCACGCCCATCAACCAGAGGAAGGGGGCGAGACTAAGGAATGCGCCCAGGGCGAGGATGGCATAGAAAATAATTTGGCGCGGGAGCACGTTGACGCGGATGCGCGATTTTGTAATGGCACTCATCATCTTCCTCTAATCCATGCGATTGCGAAACCAGCGCCAACCCAGGAAGGCGACCAGCGTCGAAAAAATACTGAGCATGATGAACCAGGTTGCGCCATAACCCATCCGCCAGTTGCCATCGCGGAACGTGATATAGTACGCTTGCAAACCGTACGCCATCGTCGAGCGCACCGGTCCGCCCTCGGTCATGAACAACGGCTCGGCGATGAGACCCAGGACTTGAAGACGCAACACCATAATCACCAGAAAGATCGGCGCGAGCAGGGGTAGTGTGACGTGGCGCAACAACTGCCATTCGTTCGCGCCGTCAATGCGCGCGGCTTCGTTCAACTCTTGCGGGATATTGTTCAAGCCGACGAGAAATAGAATCATCGTCGCGCCCATCAAACGCCACACACTCATAATCACGAGCGACAAGAGTGACGTGTTTGGATCGCCGAGCCATCTAGTCCACGGTATCGGCAAGTGCAAAACGTTGATGAGCAGATGATTGAGCGGTCCCCAGGTCGGATCGAAAATCCACTGCCACGCGATGTACAACATCCCCGCCGGCAACACGACCGGAAAATAGTAGAGCGTGCGAAAGACCGACGCGACATTCGGTCGCCGCACACGGTCGAGCAGAATCGCGACGATGAGCGCGATGAGCGTACTGCCCGGCACGTACATCAAGGTGAACTTGAGCGCGACGCCAAACGTTTCCCACACGCGTGGGTCTTGCGCCCACTCGATGATGTTTGCCAGACCGACGAATTGAATGCGGTCGGGACGCAAAAACTCGTAGCGCATAAACATCATCCACACAGTCCGCGCGCTGGGATACAAGACAAACGTGATGTAAAAAAATAAGAGCGGCGCGAGAAATAGATATCCCACCTTGCCGCGCCAAATCGCGCGGAGTAAACTCGCGCGTTCGGCGCGCGGCGTAGTGACTAACGTTGCAGTTTGTGTCGCCATGCAACTTTCTCCAGCCCGTTCAGACTTCCGAAGTTTCAAAAACTTCGGAAGTCTGAGACACAGAATTACTTGACTTCGGCAACGCCCTTGGCGGTGCGCTCTTTCATATTCTTCAACGTCACGTCCACCGATTGATTCTGGAGAATCATCTTCTCGATCTCTTCCTTGTAGATGGGTTGCTCGACGGTGAGAAAGTATTGATTCGACGGAATCGGTTCGGACGTATCAAGCAGAGCAAGGAGCGGCGGCGCCCACGCCGGTTGTTTGCCGGAATCTTGTAGTTTCTTTTGCGCGGACTTGAACGGCACGATTTTATAGTTGCCGGGTTGCGACATTTCGACGGCGAGTGGATCCAAAAGCCCTTTGAGCATAAAGTCAATCGCGGCTTCCTTGTTCTCCGAATATTTGGGAATCATCGCGCCGAGCGTCCAGAAGAGTGTGCTTGAGCGTTTCCCTTTCGGGAAACCGACCATCTTGACATCGGCTTCGGGTTGCTTGGCTTGAATCGCGCGCAAGACCTGGGCTTGCCAATAGATTTCCGTCGCGAGCGCGCCGGACTGGAACGCTTTCGCCGAACCGAGCGCTTCGGCGGACGATGGCGGCAAGTACGGGTACAGCTTCTTCATCAGTTCGAGCGTTTCCTTCGCGGCGGGATCGTCAAAGTTGACGACGCCCTCCGCCGTGAACATCTTGTCGGTCTGCGTGCCCATGATCGGCAACATACTGCGATGGAGCCAGTTCCAGTCCATGCCAAAGCCATAGACCTTGTCGCCGTATTTCGTTTTGATCTTGGCGCTCGTTGCCAACACCTCGTCCCAGGTCGTCGGCGGGTTCTCGGAACCAGTCGCCTCTTTCAACATCGAGGGGCGATAGATCAAGCCGAACACATCCGACCACCACGGGAAGGTGTAAATTTTTCCATCGCCGGTGAACTTGATTTCTTTGAGCACGCCGCCGTACACATCATCCCACACACTCTTGGGAATCAGGTTGTCGAGCGGGTCCACGAGACCCAGTTTGGCAAGCGCGCCGGGTTCGATGAAGGGCGTCGGTCCGAGCAATACATCCCAGGATGCTTTTTTCTGCTGAGCTTCGAGTTGGACCTTTTGCGCGATCACGTTCCACGCTTGCTCTTCGCCGGGGATGGCAATGATTTCGACTTGCACATTAGGATTCTGTTTGTTGTACGCGGCGACAATGTCTTTGAACTCGATCTGTTGCAAGTACTGCCCATACACGCCGAGTCGCAGCTTGCCCGACGCCGCCTTGGGTGCGGCAGGCACGCTGGTCGGCGCGGGAGCCGTTGTCGGCGTCGCGCAGGCAACCAAAATCAGACTGGCAACGATGAACAGAGCCACGATGACGAACATTTGCTTTCGCATTTTTTCTCCTCCTTGAGATTGACTCGCTCCACTGACATTGATCCGATTTCAACCAAATGTGATTTTATTTTCCGCGCCTCCTTTCACTCAAAAGACCAATAGCCGAAAAACTGGGGACGATGGAACCAAATCGGTGATAACGGATTTGGCGACCAGGCGCTGTATTCTTCAATCGGCGCGCGATCAATGCGAAACAAGTTGACGCGCCAGACTTCGCCCGACAAGATCGCTTGCGCACCATCCGCCAGCAACGCGTGGAGAGGAATCGCCCACTCGCTTGCCCACCCGCGTGGAGTGTTGCGCGTCGCCGTTTGCCAACCTTGGCACGTCCACGCACGATCAAACGTCACCGCATCACCGCGCGCGTTTGGATTCGTCACGCGCACATCGTTCACCGTGTTCAGCGGATTACACTGAAATTCGAAATAGTGAATGAGATCGCCGTACGGCGCGATGAATGCTTCGACCGCTTCTTCCTGCCAGACCAAACTATCGCGCTGGGTCATCGTCGCGCGAATATCCGTGTCCGCGCAATCGAACGCGAGATAGAGCGTCGCGCCATCCCAGCATCCGCGCACGGTGGTCTGCTGTTGCGGCTCGCCGTTTCCTTGCGCGTGTTTCAACACGATTGGCAAGGTATCGCGCCACACCGGTTTTGCCAGGTCGCCATCCCTCGCCAGTGGTTGCTCCACGCGACGGCAACGATAGATGGGCAAATCGGAAAAGGAGAGCATCCGCGATTTCATTACTTGTCGTGGCTCGCGCATTTGGCGACAATGCACTTTACGCCCACAGATTCAAACTGCTTGACGATTGCGCGCGGCGTGCAATCGCTCGTGACGATGGTCGAGATCTCGGACACGTCGGCGACCTTGGTCAGATTCGAGCGCGTGAACTTGCTACTGTCGGCGAGCAGAATCGTTTGATCGGAGTGCTGGACGAATTCGCGCGCGACGAGCGCGACCGCTTCGCTGTGATTCGTCATGCCATGCTCGACCGTGATGCCATCGGTGCCGACGAAATACTTGTGCAGGCGAACGCCATCGAGCACCATCGCCGGCGCTTTGCCGATCAACTCGAAGGAACGCGGGTCGAGATTGCCGCCGGTCAGCATGACCTGGATGCCCGGCAACGCGACGAGTTCCGCGGCGACATTGACCGCGTTCGTCACGACCGTGATGCCTTCGAGCAGACGCATGTGCAGCGCGAGTTCGGTGCAAATGCGTCCGCCGCTCATTCCGACCACGTCGCCGCGTTCGATCAATTGCAACGCCTGGTGCGCGATCGCGCGCGCTTCTTTGACGAGCACGGGCGGTTTGTGTATCGGCAACGGATTGTAACTGACCACATTGGAGAGTGTCGCGCCGCCGTGCGTGCGTTGGATAAAACGATGCTCGCTCATTTCGTTCAAATCGCGCCGCACACTCGACGGCGATACGTCGAGCAATTCGCTCAATTGCTGAATCGAAAGATCACCGTGCTCGCACAACAGATCAAAGATTTGTTTTTCTCTGCCGTTCACAAGTGGATGCTCCTCGGCGCTTGTCCCACCATGCGCGCAAAATTTTCCCAGTAGATTTTTTCGAGCGCCGCGCGCGGTAACGCCATGCCGCGCAAACGCTTGCCCGTGAATGCCATCGTCACCGCGCCAACCCCGGCAGGCAGCGGTATGTCCCAGTCCGTTTCCAAAAACGCGCGCACGAGCCATGCTTGTCCGGATTCGCGTCCCAGTTCAAACGGGACGGTTGGGTCAACGACCGGACCTGCGCCCACATCGGTGCCGTAAATCAAACGGTCTTGATAGCGCAGGAAAAATTCGCGCGCCGCGTCCACGTTTTGACTCAATTCGAAATACCCGGCGATGCCTGGTGCAAGGTCGAACGCAACCGAAGGATGCGCGTCTAGAAATCGCGCGGCGCGCGGCACATCGTCCCAGAAAAATAAAAAATGAGCGAAGATTATTTTCAGACGCGGATGCCGGTTCAAGATGCGTTCGGTCTCGGCGAACATGTCCTCACGCGTTGGATAGTTCGCGCCGACATACGACCAGCGTTCGAGACCGACACGCGCAGGGTCCCAAAACCGGAGCGGGTCCGCCATGTGCAGTGTGATCGGCATACCGCGTTTTTCCATCCACGCCCAGTACGGCGCGTAGAGTGCGCCTTCCAGGCGATCCGGCAAGTTGACGTACATGACCGGCTTGCCTTCCCACATCTTGATGCCGTCGAACCCTTGCGCGTCCAGTTGCTGCGCTTGCGCGACGAGGTCATCGGCGGTGAGGCGCACCGGCGAATAATCGAGCGCGCCGAACGCGAACGCGCGTCCTTGGGACAATTGTTTGAATCGCAACGCCTGGGCGTTGAGTGTGCTCGGATTGCCAGCTGGGGCTTGCGAAAGAGATAGCGCGTTACAACACCGCGCGCCGGTGTGTGTCAGCGTTTGCCAAAGCAAACCTGGGTCGAGGTTTGCCCAAACGTGAGTGTGCCCATCGAGGATGGGCATATCGGCAAAGGCGGTGAAATCAAAACTGGGTGCATCGGACATTCGTCATTCGTCCAATGGCAACGTGACCGGCTTGCCGGTTTCGGCGGAGCGATCAATCGCGAAAACGACCTCGTGCGTTTTCACCGCATCGGCGAGATCCGGCTGAACCGGTTTATGGTTGATGATCGCGTCAACGAAATCGTCAATCTCGGCTTGGAATGGATGATGCGACGGATCGCCGCTACTGGGAGTGATCGTTGGAATCGTGATGAAATTGTTTTGTCCCGCAAACTTGTGCGACCAAATCTGGTTGTCGCGAATCGTGCCTTGATGACCCATCAAAACGATATTGAACGCGTACGGCATTTCACACTCCATAGATGCGGATATTTTGCCGATTGCGCCGTTCGCATAACGGACAAGCGCGACAACGGTGGGATCGTAATCGAAATGCGGACGCCCTTTGCCTTTCGTCGAGTACGCGCTGACCTCGACGATTTCCGAATTCACGAGAAAACGCGCGGCATCCACAGCGTGACATCCGCCCATCAAAAACACGCCGCCGGCAATTTTCCGTTGCGACATCC
Encoded here:
- a CDS encoding Gfo/Idh/MocA family oxidoreductase, whose protein sequence is MEHIGVGVIGAGNLSTEHLRAYLRNPHTKVIALCSRSRESAQQRAAMLNLTCDMHTDVDTLLRDERIHLVSICTPNNLHASQTIAAAQAGKHILIEKPVALTLGELRAMDAAVQRAGVRTLVSFVLRRNPLLKIIERQVKDNAIGEIFMAEVDYWHRTPRATPDHWMSQRKIAGGVFLMGGCHAVDAARFLVNSEIVEVSAYSTKGKGRPHFDYDPTVVALVRYANGAIGKISASMECEMPYAFNIVLMGHQGTIRDNQIWSHKFAGQNNFITIPTITPSSGDPSHHPFQAEIDDFVDAIINHKPVQPDLADAVKTHEVVFAIDRSAETGKPVTLPLDE
- a CDS encoding DeoR/GlpR transcriptional regulator — its product is MNGREKQIFDLLCEHGDLSIQQLSELLDVSPSSVRRDLNEMSEHRFIQRTHGGATLSNVVSYNPLPIHKPPVLVKEARAIAHQALQLIERGDVVGMSGGRICTELALHMRLLEGITVVTNAVNVAAELVALPGIQVMLTGGNLDPRSFELIGKAPAMVLDGVRLHKYFVGTDGITVEHGMTNHSEAVALVAREFVQHSDQTILLADSSKFTRSNLTKVADVSEISTIVTSDCTPRAIVKQFESVGVKCIVAKCASHDK
- a CDS encoding amidohydrolase family protein, with translation MSDAPSFDFTAFADMPILDGHTHVWANLDPGLLWQTLTHTGARCCNALSLSQAPAGNPSTLNAQALRFKQLSQGRAFAFGALDYSPVRLTADDLVAQAQQLDAQGFDGIKMWEGKPVMYVNLPDRLEGALYAPYWAWMEKRGMPITLHMADPLRFWDPARVGLERWSYVGANYPTREDMFAETERILNRHPRLKIIFAHFLFFWDDVPRAARFLDAHPSVAFDLAPGIAGYFELSQNVDAAREFFLRYQDRLIYGTDVGAGPVVDPTVPFELGRESGQAWLVRAFLETDWDIPLPAGVGAVTMAFTGKRLRGMALPRAALEKIYWENFARMVGQAPRSIHL
- a CDS encoding carbohydrate-binding family 9-like protein, which translates into the protein MLSFSDLPIYRCRRVEQPLARDGDLAKPVWRDTLPIVLKHAQGNGEPQQQTTVRGCWDGATLYLAFDCADTDIRATMTQRDSLVWQEEAVEAFIAPYGDLIHYFEFQCNPLNTVNDVRVTNPNARGDAVTFDRAWTCQGWQTATRNTPRGWASEWAIPLHALLADGAQAILSGEVWRVNLFRIDRAPIEEYSAWSPNPLSPIWFHRPQFFGYWSFE